In Streptomyces sp. NBC_00448, the following are encoded in one genomic region:
- the serB gene encoding phosphoserine phosphatase SerB has translation MNDAPQTPPAAAADEIVPTLPAADAPTLLVKIFGKDRPGLTAGLFETLAGYDVAVVDIEQVVTRGRIVLCALVTAPTARGAESELRVTVHGWAESMKMQAEIISGIGDNSPRGAGRSHVTVLGRPLVPESIAAIAALITEVGGNIDRIFRLAKYPVTAVEFAVSGAEHTALRSALALESAARGVDVAVVPSGLQRRAQRLVVMDVDSTVIQDEVIELFAAHAGCEEQVAEVTAAAMRGELDFEQSLHARVALLAGLDASVVDKVRAEVRLTPGARTLVRTLKRLGYQVGVVSGGFTQVTDDLKERLGLDFAAANTLEIVDGRLTGKVTGPIVDRAGKARLLRSFAQLAGVPLSQTVAVGDGANDLDMLNTAGLGVAFNAKPLVREAADAAVTVPFLDTVLYLLGITREEIEAADALDGTVTD, from the coding sequence ATGAACGACGCCCCGCAGACCCCACCGGCAGCCGCCGCGGACGAGATCGTCCCCACGCTTCCCGCGGCCGACGCGCCGACCCTCCTGGTCAAGATCTTCGGCAAGGACCGGCCCGGGCTCACCGCCGGGCTCTTCGAGACGCTCGCCGGCTACGACGTGGCCGTGGTGGACATCGAGCAGGTGGTGACCCGTGGCCGGATCGTGCTGTGCGCGCTGGTCACCGCCCCCACCGCCCGTGGCGCGGAGAGCGAGCTGCGGGTCACCGTGCACGGCTGGGCCGAGTCGATGAAGATGCAGGCCGAGATCATCTCCGGGATCGGCGACAACAGCCCGCGCGGCGCGGGCCGTTCCCATGTCACGGTGCTCGGCCGGCCGCTGGTACCGGAGTCCATCGCGGCCATAGCGGCTCTGATCACCGAGGTCGGCGGGAACATCGACCGTATCTTCCGGCTGGCGAAGTACCCGGTGACCGCGGTGGAGTTCGCGGTGTCCGGCGCCGAGCACACCGCGCTGCGCTCCGCGCTGGCGCTGGAGTCCGCCGCGCGCGGGGTGGACGTGGCCGTGGTGCCGTCCGGGCTCCAGCGCCGGGCGCAGCGGCTGGTGGTCATGGACGTGGACTCCACCGTCATCCAGGACGAGGTGATCGAGCTGTTCGCCGCGCACGCCGGGTGCGAGGAGCAGGTCGCCGAGGTGACGGCGGCGGCGATGCGCGGCGAGCTGGACTTCGAGCAGTCGCTGCACGCGCGGGTGGCGCTGCTGGCCGGTCTCGACGCGTCCGTGGTGGACAAGGTGCGCGCCGAGGTGCGGCTGACCCCCGGCGCCCGCACCCTGGTGCGTACGCTCAAGCGGCTCGGCTACCAGGTCGGCGTGGTCTCGGGCGGCTTCACCCAGGTGACCGACGACCTCAAGGAGCGGCTGGGGCTGGACTTCGCGGCCGCCAACACCCTGGAGATCGTCGACGGGCGGCTGACCGGCAAGGTGACCGGGCCGATCGTGGACCGCGCCGGGAAGGCACGGCTGCTGCGCTCCTTCGCGCAGCTCGCGGGGGTGCCGCTGAGCCAGACGGTGGCCGTCGGCGACGGCGCCAACGACCTGGACATGCTCAACACCGCTGGCCTCGGCGTGGCCTTCAACGCGAAGCCGCTGGTGCGGGAGGCGGCCGACGCCGCGGTGACCGTCCCCTTCCTGGACACCGTGCTGTACCTGCTGGGGATCACCCGCGAGGAGATCGAGGCGGCCGACGCGCTGGACGGCACGGTCACCGACTGA
- a CDS encoding SixA phosphatase family protein, with the protein MTADSTRTIVLLRHAKADWPSVPDHERPLADRGRLDAPAAGRRFTDDGITPDLALCSTATRTRETWKLVAHEMTHRPKTVYEERLYDASLGDLLALIGETPDSVGSLLLVGHNPGMHALAEALAGSADSDALSRMHRGGFPTAAFAVLTFTGPWKSAEHGVARLTGFWAPHEG; encoded by the coding sequence ATGACCGCCGATTCGACCCGCACCATCGTCCTGCTCAGGCACGCCAAGGCCGACTGGCCGTCCGTGCCGGACCACGAGCGCCCGCTGGCCGACCGCGGCCGGCTGGACGCGCCCGCGGCCGGCCGCCGCTTCACCGACGACGGCATCACCCCCGACCTCGCCCTGTGCTCCACCGCCACCCGCACCCGCGAGACGTGGAAACTCGTCGCGCACGAGATGACGCACCGCCCCAAGACCGTCTACGAGGAGCGGCTCTACGACGCGAGTCTCGGCGACCTGCTGGCCCTGATCGGGGAGACCCCCGACAGCGTCGGCTCGCTGCTGCTGGTCGGCCACAACCCGGGCATGCACGCCCTCGCCGAGGCGCTGGCCGGCTCGGCGGACAGCGACGCGCTGTCCCGGATGCACCGTGGCGGCTTCCCCACCGCGGCCTTCGCCGTCCTCACCTTCACCGGGCCGTGGAAGTCCGCCGAGCACGGCGTGGCCCGGCTCACCGGGTTCTGGGCGCCGCACGAGGGATAG
- a CDS encoding SGM_5486 family transporter-associated protein encodes MPVLEPNPPQPQRRLLIVFGLMMGVPAIVAVVAIIAARMG; translated from the coding sequence ATGCCCGTACTCGAACCGAATCCCCCGCAGCCGCAGCGGCGGTTGCTCATCGTCTTCGGCCTCATGATGGGCGTCCCCGCGATCGTCGCGGTCGTCGCCATCATCGCCGCCCGCATGGGTTAG
- a CDS encoding CynX/NimT family MFS transporter has translation MHDDESLTLDPAAAAPERAAGPADATRAPAPADRPTLPVPWVRRLVVVALILAAVNLRPAVTSLGPLLKEVRDDLGMSGTMAGLLTSVPAACFALFGFTAPRLARRFGPGAVVCAGMAAIAGGLLLRPLAGNTAVFLGTSALALAGIAVSNVLMPVMVKRYFPDRVGTVTGVYSMALSLGTAVAAAVTVPLTDALGGSWRWGLGVWAGLAAVAVVPWLPLIRDRSGQRPATRTRTVRDQAATPSASPSASVPAPAHGEHGRISRSRTARMLACYFGLQSTAAYVTMGWMPQVFRDAGLSADKAGLLLALTMVLGVPLSFVLPPLAARMGSQGPIVVTLAVFQLAGFAGLWAAPAAAPWLWALLLGFANCAFPLVLTMIGMRARSGAGVVRLSAFAQSSGYLISIPGPILVGTLNQVSGGWGLPMALMIALVVPQALCGVLAGRNRHIEDEL, from the coding sequence ATGCACGATGACGAATCCCTGACCCTCGACCCCGCCGCGGCCGCACCGGAGCGCGCCGCGGGCCCGGCCGACGCCACCCGCGCACCCGCCCCCGCGGACCGTCCGACCCTGCCCGTCCCCTGGGTGCGCCGGCTCGTCGTCGTCGCCCTGATCCTCGCCGCGGTCAACCTGCGCCCCGCCGTCACCAGCCTCGGCCCCCTGCTCAAGGAGGTCCGCGACGACCTCGGCATGAGCGGCACCATGGCCGGGCTGCTCACCTCGGTGCCCGCCGCGTGCTTCGCGCTGTTCGGCTTCACCGCGCCCCGGCTGGCCCGCCGCTTCGGCCCCGGCGCGGTGGTCTGCGCCGGGATGGCCGCCATCGCCGGCGGCCTGCTGCTGCGTCCGCTGGCCGGCAACACCGCGGTCTTCCTGGGCACCAGCGCGCTCGCGCTGGCCGGGATCGCGGTCTCCAACGTGCTGATGCCGGTGATGGTCAAGCGCTACTTCCCCGACCGGGTCGGCACCGTCACCGGCGTCTACTCGATGGCCCTGTCGCTGGGCACCGCAGTGGCCGCGGCCGTCACCGTGCCGCTCACCGACGCGCTGGGCGGCAGCTGGCGGTGGGGCCTGGGCGTGTGGGCCGGGCTCGCCGCGGTGGCGGTCGTGCCGTGGCTGCCGCTGATACGGGACCGGTCGGGCCAGCGCCCGGCGACGCGGACCAGGACCGTACGGGACCAGGCCGCAACCCCGTCGGCATCCCCGTCGGCATCCGTACCCGCGCCCGCGCACGGCGAGCACGGCCGGATCAGCCGCAGCCGTACCGCCCGGATGCTCGCCTGCTACTTCGGGCTCCAGAGCACCGCCGCCTACGTGACCATGGGCTGGATGCCGCAGGTCTTCCGGGACGCCGGGCTGTCCGCGGACAAGGCGGGCCTGCTGCTGGCCCTCACCATGGTGCTGGGGGTGCCGCTGTCGTTCGTGCTGCCCCCGCTCGCCGCCCGGATGGGGTCACAGGGACCGATCGTCGTCACCCTCGCGGTGTTCCAGCTCGCCGGGTTCGCCGGGCTGTGGGCCGCGCCCGCCGCGGCGCCCTGGCTGTGGGCGCTGCTGCTCGGCTTCGCCAACTGCGCCTTCCCGCTGGTGCTGACGATGATCGGGATGCGTGCGCGCAGCGGCGCCGGCGTCGTACGGCTGTCGGCGTTCGCGCAGAGCAGCGGCTATCTGATCTCCATCCCCGGACCGATCCTGGTCGGCACGCTCAACCAGGTCAGCGGCGGCTGGGGCCTGCCGATGGCGCTGATGATCGCACTGGTGGTGCCCCAGGCGCTGTGCGGCGTGCTGGCCGGCCGCAACCGCCATATCGAGGACGAACTGTGA
- a CDS encoding FadR/GntR family transcriptional regulator translates to MNLGPVPRPAPLADQVIARLRAEIAAGSWPVGSRIPTESELVALLGVARNTVREAVRALAHNGLLDIRQGSGTYVVATSELAGVMHRRFADADPLHVAELRSSLEASAARLAAERRDDKDLRKLDTLLERRERAWDSGSTEDFVQADATWHLAVTAASHNDVITALYADLGEVLRDFLRADVGTELRPEDHVDHARLLAAIRARDADGAAAEARDHAFSCRFLTYRS, encoded by the coding sequence ATGAATCTCGGACCCGTGCCTCGTCCAGCGCCCCTCGCCGACCAGGTCATCGCGCGGCTGCGCGCGGAGATCGCCGCAGGGAGCTGGCCGGTCGGCTCGCGCATCCCCACCGAGTCCGAGCTGGTCGCGCTGCTCGGCGTCGCCCGCAACACCGTCCGCGAGGCCGTCCGCGCCCTGGCGCACAACGGCCTGCTGGACATCCGCCAGGGCTCGGGCACCTACGTCGTCGCGACCAGCGAACTCGCCGGGGTGATGCACCGCCGCTTCGCCGACGCCGATCCGCTGCACGTCGCCGAGCTGCGCAGCTCCCTGGAGGCCAGTGCGGCCCGGCTGGCCGCCGAACGCCGTGACGACAAGGACCTGCGCAAGCTCGACACGCTGCTGGAACGTCGCGAGCGGGCCTGGGACTCCGGCAGCACCGAGGACTTCGTCCAGGCCGACGCCACCTGGCACCTCGCGGTGACGGCCGCCTCGCACAACGACGTGATCACCGCGCTGTACGCGGACCTCGGCGAGGTGCTGCGCGACTTCCTGCGCGCCGACGTCGGCACCGAGCTGCGCCCGGAGGACCACGTCGACCACGCCCGGCTGCTGGCCGCCATCCGCGCGCGCGACGCCGACGGCGCCGCCGCCGAGGCCCGCGACCACGCGTTCTCCTGCCGGTTCCTCACGTACCGGTCATGA